The sequence CTTGGTTACATCATCAGGATGCAATTTCTAACACTTTGCATCCTTGTACCCTTTCCTTTTGCAGTGTGAGTAGTAAGGTTTCTCCACATCTTTCCTCATAGAAGCTACCCGTTGTATTTTTTCCTTCTCTTTCTTGCTCCCTTTCTGTTTATCGGATTTCATTAAAAGATTGTCATGGCTATTCCTTGAGATTTTTTCCAAATGGATAGCTTGTACACTAACTTCATCAAGGTTAGTTGGATTAAACATAAGTATTTAATGTCTCAAATTCTCATGTAATCCACCTATATAATTTAACAAAGTTTCTTGAGTGTATAAAAGAATGCCCAAAATTAAAGCTCTTTTCCTAAACTCCTCTGTATATTCTTGCATAGTTTGTCCTTTCTCTTGCCTTAATGATTGTCAATTCATTATTGTTTTTTACATGTGACTTAATGGATAAAATTGTTTCTTAAGTGCAGTTGTAAACTCAAACCAAGAAGAAATTATTTTACCATATTGGCTAAGATCTTCCCGAGTTCTGCTCTCCCGCCAGATTAAGGTTGTGCCTCCCAAGTGAATAGTGGCTAACTAGATCTTTGAAGCATCATCGATAAACTTTTGAATCCTGCAATAAACTTCAACTTATTTTATTGGTCCTGCAATAAACTTCAACTTATTTTATCCAATAATCAAGCTTCTATGCATCTAGTTCTCCATTATAGGTTGGCAATTCAAACTTTATATCGTTTATGGCTCGAATTTGTTGAAGCTTCCGTTTATGAGGGGGTGAATCAAGCCCCCTTATATATTAGATCACCGCAAAATAGAAACTAAATAGTAAACTGCCCGCAAAGTGCTCAAACTTTCTTGTGGGCTACAATGGTGGATCATGGAAAGCGGGAGATGGGGTCGGATTTCGCCTCTATAAATGCAACCCACGACAAATATAGATTAGCATCGATAATGCTCTGTAATGGTGGAGAGTGTAGCTCGCAGGAGAGGTTTGGGGGTTCTAATCCCCGGTAAAGAAGCTGCCATTTCAGAttctttttttgcaaatttgttatAAGTGAATCCTCCTGGATCACATGACTATCATTACTATGTATTGATTtctattaatttttcaaattgaaagGAAATCGCCATTGTTTTATTTTGTGAACTAAAACAAACCCACATTTGACTGCTACTAAAACCAAAACCGGACTCCACAGAAGGCTCCCATATATTGAAGACAGCTTTTATTTCATGgattttcttgttttcctttgCTTCCATTTCTGCTATTGCAAAGTACAAACCAAAAAAAACACTTAGATATTTTATGTATGAAAGTTTTATTGAATAAATACTAAGTCCGAAACACGGGCTTTTAAACTAAGTTAATTTGCTCACCATTGGCACTTCCAGTAAgaatgaaaaataacaaaaacactTCCTGAAGAAAAAGAAGGCTAATAATATTTGCAAGGAGTTAACAGAACGCACTTCGAAGAAAAAGATACACGATTCAAATACACCAGAAAGTACATTTAAGTGCATATATTTTATTTCTCTGCTGCTGTGCAGCTCACACACTCGGCTTCATATCATTCATGCTTTGGGGCAAAAGTATTTCAATACGTACAATAACCAGCATTACCTCCAGGACCTCCATAATATATATGATGCCCCCAATAGTCATCTTGTTTCACatatccttttataccataacaATGTCTTTTACTTAGGAAGTAATTCGTTTTTCTATCAGTTATAAGAGCACCATTATTAGTAAACAATCGTATGTTCCTGACAAAAGCTGCTTTCTTAAAACCTTTTCTAGCGAAGTCTCCACTACCCATTTCCGTCTTGGGAAACGGAGTTCCTCGCTTGCCAGATCTTATCACTACTTGTCCTCCAATTTGGGCCAAATTCCCATAAAATGTCAAGTCGTGGAAAAGAATTGCAGGCCAATGACCCACTAACTTGTCTTGTAAATATACTGCCCACACTAGATTGTTTGCATTATTACCCCTGGTTTCctgaaaattatatataaacattaGTGTCAGCCACTTTGTAAAGATGTAATTTAGCATGTAAATAATGTAGTTTTCTAACCCTTTATATTAAGGAAACTACAAATATACAGATATTTGTGCTTACTCTTCTTATGCTTATGGTGCTGTCCATTTGTGCACCATCATATGCAGAAATACCAGGAATTGGCATTCCTGGATAGTATTCTTTTCCTTCTTAAATAAAATCTTTACAAGATAGGTCGATGCAGTCTTTTTCCTCGCCCTCCAAAAGACACAGATACAATTTTAGAATAAACTTAAACAACTACAAAACTATGAcaaaattaaaaattgtaaaaaacatttattttatatattaaattatcTAAAAATCCATTTAAATCATTACTTTACGGAAAACCCTATGGGCAACATAAAATGTAACGCGTGGACTACCATAGCGACTGGGGTAAACCTGCAGGCGTTACATACACCTTAGTATCATTTCTACTAATGGAAAGTATAGAGCTAGTAGAAATAAACAAAGAAAGTAATTATTCAGACCATCCATCCAGCTTCCATTGCTTCGTTTATTGACTCATCAGGATTCTCATGGAGAAGACGCAATATAGCGGCGCTAAAAACTGAATTACTGGTGTCCACGGAAGGTTGCCATACATTGAAAGAAGCTTTGATCTCATGGATCTCTTGGCTTCCCCTTGGACTTATAAATGCTACTGCGCTCTACAAAATATAGATAAAAGTAGTTCAGggtgaaaataaataattttccttGACGTTTCTTTACTAATATAAAAATTTCATTAGTATCAAACCTTGGCTTCTTCATGAGTTTTCTGTGTGTTATCGTGCAATGCTGTATTTAAGTATTGTCTCAGAGATCCTGCTCTTTCAACACGTTCAGGTGTGATCTCCACGATGGGCACAGTTCCCTCTGGGCACTCTTCTGCCGACGAATTTTTGTACGCAAAATTATCCCTTGAACCTTTCTTCAATCCACAAACAAACTATGCACTGTGAGATCGATCTATCTCATACAAACAAATTGAATTAAAACAAAAAAGGTGAAGGCTGCAAAAGCATACGCTAGTGTTTCCCGATTGAAGGGATATCTGGTCTTCATATTTTACACAAAGTACTTTTTCTCCATTGCCGTTCTACAAACAAAACAATACAAATGCAAAAAGtttaaataaaaatgaatcttATGAATTTATGCACACAAATGGAAAAATTATATTTCAGTAAAAATGAAACCTGAAATTTATGCACCGCTGGAGGATTGATGTAATTTATGTACTCATCAATGGTCATAGTTTGCAGCTTAGACAGCCCATTGATGGTATCATCGTTCAAATCAGCCGCGAATATCAAGGGTATAAATATGAAGGAAATAAATACTGAAAAAACAGTGCGAGACGTCATAGTTGAGGAAAACCTCCCAAGTCAGTATCACTATCTGCAATAAACTTTCACTCAAAGAATACAGAACTTTTCCCTGAGATTGTGATAGATTACAATGTACAAATGTCTTGTTTATAAAGGCAAGAGCGAGATGTGGTAGGTACAACTACCTTGATGCAAATATTAAATGGAAGCGTGAAATAGTAAATGATCTAAAAACATTATTAGATAATGTTCATCTAaaactaaaatattaaatattagctTCTTAAGCAATAAATGTAAACTAAAATATTAAATATGGGCTTCCTTAGTAATAAATGTAAAATAGGTTATTAATAAGATTTACACTTCCTTTTAGTTAGTATAGAGATTAGTGCTTGATTTTATAGAAGATATTCGAAAACTATTCATATTTAAATACTTCATATTGAATGTTTGATGTGGTTTATCAAAACCTAAACATATATATAAGAGATATTAaatctttcaattttttattatttcagttaaataatataattttttaaaattaaaaatgaaagTCTTCATATCAAAAAACTTtctttttatatataatttaatatatttataagcTAGTAGCATAGTAAACTAttaaaaaacaaatataaaaaaatatttattaagttATAATTCCaataaattattttcaattaaattttagTGAACTCttattaaacaaaataaaaattgaaatgtaCCCATTATTAAAACTGTAATCCTAATTTTATCATAATCTTAATGCTACTACAATGGTAGTTGTAATCAAATATTAATTGCAGCCTTTTTTGAGCTCTAACTTAAATAGAAACCTAATCATAGTTGAACTTAGAGTGATTTTGTAGCTTAATTAATGTCTAAATTGAACTGATGAAATTAGGCTTGGAGTTTAGTTTAATTATAATGTTCAATTATAGGTTTAGGGTAAATGTTGGATTTAATTTAATGTTAGCTAAAGCGGTGAATTTGCTTTagttttagggttcaatttggtttaatgttaCGCTCAGAGTTTAATTTAGTTAAATTCTTAATTAGGTTTAGGTGTAGGGCTCAATATCGTTTAGAGTTATAGTTCAATTTGATTTAAACCTAGGGCTAGGGTTTAATTTCGAGGTTAGGGTTGGTATTAAAATAGTTCACATAATGTAGTAATGGTTATGATTGAAGTGGATTTAGTgttaggttagggttcaatttggtttaagatTTAGCTTTAATTttgtttagggttaaggtttaatttaATTAAGTattcaataaaatataaaatttggaTTCAATTTTATCTATTgttggtttagtgttaaggttcAATATGGTTTAATGTTAGGGTTGAGTATGGTTTAGTCTTCAATTCTGTTGAGGGTTACATTTTAATTTAGTTTATTGTTTGGGTTAGAGTTATATTAGGTTTAAGATTAGACTTCTTGTTTTTTAATATTTAGGTTAGGGTTAAATTGAATGTTCAACTAGGTTTAGTCTTAGTGTTGAATGAGATTTAGGGATAAAGTTGAAttagatttattattaaatttggtTTATTGTTCAGATTCAGATTAAATGTagatttatggttagggttaggatcatAACACTAACTCTAATTTAATAAGGGTTAGTCTTCAATTTTATTTAGTGTTAAATTAGCTTTTAGTATCTActttgatttggtttagtgttaggttagggtttaatttggttagGCTTAGGGTATCTGATTCATGTATATTTTCATGTTTCCATGTGGTTTATTATTAAGGTTAGATTTTAATTTGGTTCAAGGTTATGTTTAGTGCTTAATCTAGTTTAGtattcaattaggtttagtgtTGGCATTCAAATTTGTTTGCATTTattaagggttagggttcaatttacaTTAGGTCTTTATAAAGATTAAAGTTAGTTTGAGTTTTCATTTACGGTCGATTTTATGGTTTAGTTAAATTTAACTATTTGGTACTAGTTTACTATTAAGATGAGGATTCAATTAGGTTTAGTATTAGAGTTTGAAACATGTTTAAGAATGAAAAATAAagctaattgaataatttatttctaattaattatttaaatgaatAATTTCAATTATATATAACTGGTTTAGGGTTCTTTTTaattttatctaatatttaattaggtttagggttatcatTCTATTTATTCTAGTtttatggtttaatttattttaatgttaGGTTCAAATTGGTTTAGTCTTCAATTAGGTCAAGAGCTACATTTTGTCAACACCACTCACCAATGccactattttgtcaacaccaaagtgtctagctaatcctccagtatgcttctcctttatcaaaatttcagataaaactcctctaaataacatcccatcctaaatgaagtaatccaactacttacttctatccaccataaccgGCTCTCTACATTCTTTCTAAGGTTTTGCGAAATCTGGGTCATTtgcatacaaggtcttcaactcctcaaatcctaatactttcacactcatctctatcagcaaattcctccttctactcaatgcatcaacaacaatGTTTGACTTTCCACTTGTatacttcaacacaaaggtgtaactctacaagagttctacccatctcatgtgtctctaattcaacttactttgattgtTAAAATATTGAAAAGATTGATGATcattatacaacacaaactccttaggcaacaagtaatgtctccatttattcaaggtttgaactatgacataaaattcttgatcatattacacacaatatctccttcttgcatcattcaaattctcactaaaataagcaac is a genomic window of Cryptomeria japonica chromosome 7, Sugi_1.0, whole genome shotgun sequence containing:
- the LOC131041506 gene encoding protein neprosin-like, which produces MPIPGISAYDGAQMDSTISIRRETRGNNANNLVWAVYLQDKLVGHWPAILFHDLTFYGNLAQIGGQVVIRSGKRGTPFPKTEMGSGDFARKGFKKAAFVRNIRLFTNNGALITDRKTNYFLSKRHCYGIKGYVKQDDYWGHHIYYGGPGGNAGYCTY